AAGCTGTTCTCAGGAGGCAGCACAAACTTTGTATCTTCTGGGGTTGATGGAGGTGACTGGGATCTGGATACATCACTAGGTACGATGCTACAAAGGTTACAGAACCTGAAGTTAGGAGTCTTGAGGTGCTCCTGGAATGTTACAGGGTCCAGGGATGTTACTGTTTCTCTTCATCAGTCCCTTTGAGTGCCTCTGGTCTCAGAAACATCCCTTGCTGCTCTGTGGGTTAGAGGAGGCCTCCACAGTCACCGTAATATCTCCCCCATCCAACTCCAAGTTGCACATTGCAGGACAGAAATACAACCCCCTAATCTGTTTCTTCTCACTCCCCACTGGAAGAGAGGCACTGGCTAAGCCATCCCTGCAGGGTCTGCTCCAGGGCTTCACATGACAAGCTCTGCTGATCTGTAGGACCTGCCAGGTGGAGGAGTCTGTCTCAGCACCCCATTTTTCTTTGTCTACTCACACAGCCCTCCCCCCCAGGTCTCATGTCTCTCTCTGAAGCTGAACAGAGCTGAACCTCTCCCCAATTCTCCTTGACCTGTATCCTTCGTCTGGATTGAGGCTGAGCACTCGGTCTtgatcttggctgtcctggagaacAGACTGAGTGGCTTCACCAAAGGACTGTTTCTTCTCACTCACTACTTCCCTGCTACCTCACATGGGTTAAGAAAAGGCACAACGAGACAGTGAACTGGAAAAATGGACCACGTTTTCTCCTTCTGGGACCCCAAACCCCACTTTCAGATTATGCTTCCtttgtctgcttgtctgtctgactctctctctggTTTAAAAGGGCAGGCTGATGGTTTGGAAAGGGAGGTGCTGGCATGGGCAGGGGGTAGGGAACCCGGGGCTCTGAGAAAGCCAGACACAGCAGAACTATTCTGTTCCAGAGCTGCAGGGTCCACAGATTCCAGTCCAAATCAGCCAATGGGAGAAGGCCCCCTAATCCCGGGAACTAAAGAATTCTCTTCAGTTATTCAATTCCTCTGCTGCACCCCACTccttacccctcccccacccttaaCCCCAATAGACTTAAAGAAGCCAGAGACCCCCATGAGTGAGCCTAGCCTATATCAGAGGAAGTGAACTCAACCTTCTAAGAAATTTGAGGAATGCTCTAAACCAGGTGTCAGTCAGGACTGTACTATGAACCTCAGCTttgacacagacagacaaagtgTTCTAGTTCTTCATCCATGGACCCCATACTTCtggctccaggctccttggctcattcagcccctccccctgctgaggagagaaagggaatcCAGCCTCTTTATCAGAAGCTGGATTCAGACCTCCACAGCTGTGAAGGGGTTAAGAGGCAGAGCCAATTACCTCAACCTGCCCCTCCCAGGGATTAAGAGTCCTCTATAAAGGGGACTGTCAACCCAGACAGGTCCAGGGGGTTATTAGGGACCCAGGCACTGTGTTCACCCCCACTGCCATGTGGGAACTTCGGTCTGCCTCCTTTTGGAGGGCCATATTTGCTGAGTTCTTTGCCACCCTCTTCTATGTCTTCTTTGGGCTGGGAGCCTCGCTACGTTGGGTCCCCGGACCCTTACATGTCTTGCAAGTGGCTTTGGCCTTTGGCCTGGCCCTGGCTACATTGGTGCAGACTGTGGGTCACATCAGTGGAGCCCACGTCAACCCTGCCGTCACTTTTGCCTTCCTTGTGGGCTCCCAGATGTCCTTGCTCCGTGCTTTCTGCTATATAGCAGCCCAGCTTCTGGGGGCTGTGGCTGGAGCGGCCGTGCTATATAGCATAACCCCACCGGCTGTTCGAGGAAACCTAGCACTCAACACGGTAAGGGCTGGCCAAGGGTCGAGGGAACAGTGTCCTGACATGCTTgctcatgtatgtacatatgcttgtgtgtgtgtgtgtctctgtgtgtgtgtgtgtgtgtgagccgtAAGTGCTTtggaggggaaaggaaaacatAGAGTCCTCCATGGAGAATCCAGAAAGTTGAGTTCAGAGCCCCTTTTCCTTCTAACTCTTttgttgctgggggtgggggaactgtAGTCCtggccttcctcctgcctctaccccctccaagtgctaagattacaggtacaTCCAAATATATCCAGTTTATgttgtgctgggaatggaaccaggGCCTCGTGCACGCTAGGAGACAAGTCATGTCAAGTGAGCTGCATACCTAGCTcactcttcagttctctctctttctttcttttccttccttccttctttccttcctctctctctctctctgtctctctctctctctttttctttctttcttttcttctcctcctctgtccccttaagacagggtttctctgtgtagccctggctgacctggagctctgtagaccaggctgacctcaaacttgaagagatctgcctgcctctgcctcccaaatgttgggattaaagacatgtgccaccaccatcagAGCAGGTTCTTAGATTTATTATACTTCATAAGGTCTCAGTTTCCCTTCCCATGTGAGTAAGTGCAATCATTTCTACAACAAAGAAGCGCTGTTAGGATAGAAACACTGACTCGGGAAGGGCTCTGCATCCTTCCTCTCCTGGGAACTGACCTGCCTGAAGTGGGACTAGCATGGCAGTGCTAACAGTTGCCTCCTTTTTGCTTCCTTTGGCCAGCTGCATGCTGGGGTGAGCGTGGGCCAGGCCACCACCGTGGAGATCTTCCTGACGCTCCAGTTCGTGCTCTGCATCTTTGCTACTTATGACGAGAGGCGGAATGGCCGCATGGGCTCCGTGGCCCTGGCTGTTGGCTTCTCCCTCACCCTGGGGCACCTCTTTGGGGTAAGCAAGAGAGGTGGGGAACTTCTTACTCAAGGATTCTAGGGATCCCAAAGTATTACCAATTTATAAGGGTTCTTTCCTTCCCACCCTACCTTTACGCTTAAGTATTCTATACCGTTTTCACTACTAGCTGGCACAAAGggataaacatttttattttttttgttttttgagacacggtttctctgtgtagccctggctgtcctggaactcactctgtagaccaggctggcctcgaactcagaaatccgcctgcctctgcctcccaagtgctgggattaaaggcgtgcgccaccaccaccacccagctttttttatatttttgttcattttttttgataaataattCTTATAACTACTATATCTAATCCCTCTTGACTATGGGATGGAAAGTTACATATCTTCTGGGTAAGAGCTGTTCTTCTGGGTCCATAAGTCTGTCCCTAGATGGAATATCAGTGCTATTCTCTACCCTGGAGATGTGTGACGCTGGTACTGCCCCATTTGCTGCTGGCTGGAGACAAGACAGCAGCTCTCACTGGCCACAGGAGCTGTAAAGAAGAGAAGCTGGAAGGGTTGGGTGGGGTGTCTCAGTGGCAACTGTCTCTTGCAGATATATTACACTGGTGCGGGGATGAATCCGGCCCGCTCCTTTGCTCCTGCCATCCTCACCAGGAACTTCAGCAACCACTGGGTAAGTAAGAGTAGAGGGTAAGTCACAGAGCGTGTTTGGACGGGGCTGGACTGCAGAAATGGCTGGACTGCTTTCCATCCAGATGTGCTGGCTGTTCTGCCGGCATACAGCTGAGGAGGCTGTTACAGACCTTGGCATGCTTACCCGTGCACATTGCACTATTTTGCCAAAAGAAGAAGCTCTTAGCTGGGTCTGGTGATACATGCCTGCAGTGCCAGCACCTGGGCAGCAGATGCAGGAGTATCTGAACTCAGAAAGTTGGGGGGCATAGCAAGACCTCATTTCTAAAACAAACTGACTGGAAGCTCTTACTTATAGGGAGCTTCTCTTGTTAGCTGGGCCTTTCTACTGACCTCTCACTGTGAGAACTAGAGGCTATTGGGTAATCCACACATCTAAGACAAAAGCCTCTGGTTCCAGATGTCAGAATGTATGCACAGGGCCCAGGCAGCACCTTCTCTTTAAGACTTACTAGTCTTATACACGATTTTGACTAATACTTCACTCTTTGCCTCTACCCATCAGTTATAAAATAGGGTATTATAAAAAAGCAAATGTGAAAGTTATCTTTCACAAATGTGAAATTATGGGGTGCATCTGGCACAGACTCTGCATGAGTTAACTGTCAATTAAAATGGTAATGCTTATACTGCTTTGAGGGTATCaagataaacatgaaaataatttaaaagagtcTGCGAAAATGAACAGCCATTTCTACAGTAGCATTGGTTACAACAGCCAAAGGTAAAAGCAACCCTAATTCCCCTTGTTAGATGAACAGAAAAATCAAATGTGGATGGACTATTATTCTGCCATAAAAAGTATAGAAGTTCTGATATGCTATGGCATAAGCCTCTAGGACATTACGCTAAGTGAAATCACCTGTCACCAAAAGATAGCTCTTACATAGTTCAACTTACATAAGATATTAAAACTCATTTAAATAAGCCTATGTGATGGTACAAACCTAcatttccagcactcaggaggtagatgcaggaggattaggagtccaaggtcatcctaggctacatagcagttcagggccagcctgtgctacatgataccaaaaagaggagaaagtggaagaggaaggggagaagaggagaaagaggaaagaaaggaaaaaagaaggaaagaaaaattacaaatcaCTAGGAACAGAGAGAAGCTTGTCAGGGGCTGGAGTGGGGTCAGAGGGGTGATTTGATGGCTATATAGCTTTAGTTTTACAAACTCAAAAAAATCCTGGGAATGAGTTACACAACAATGTGAATACAGTCAATCCTATGGAGCCATGCGTACACTTCAAAAATGTTAATACACAGGCACATCAGCTTGTGCTAATCAAACACAGAACTCAGAACAACTGCAGAGAGTCGCCTTGACTCTCAGTCAACCCAGTCGCTGGGCTGGGTTGCACAGTGACTTTGAcatcagcttgggctacagagtgtcTCAAACACAAACAGTTCTGcagagctggatgtggtggtgcacgaTTTTTATCCAATCAATCCAGAGCCAGAGACAAGGGATCTCTGATTTTGaagtcaccctggtctacagagcaagttccaggacagccagggctacaagagtaaccctatctcaaaacaaacaaataaactcaaCCAATTCTGGGGATACTGCTCAGTGGGTACCCTGCCTGCCTAGGGTGTACAAAGCTGAGTTCACTCCCCGATACTGAATACATTCTGATAGTGGTGCATACccattatcccagcacttgggagggccagaggatcaggagttcaaggtcattgttGACTATATAGCCTGTTTGGGGTCATCTTGAGCTAATGAGATCCTGTATTAAGCAAAGTAATAATACACAATATTTATTAATAAGGTAAATTTTATGTTACAAAGGGTATTTTGCCACAACTTATTTGTTTTCTGAGGAATATATAAACTAGtttaaaatgataacaaataGAATATATGTATGCTAAGGGGGTAGAAGACAGATGGAgggataagaaaataaaatgattagtgAACCAGAAGAAAGAGACAGGTGTTGGGATATAGACAGCAGAgtctaggtttgttttttttttttttcttaaacaatttaatttttgttttgttttattctgggtcttttgttgttttgagacagttctcactatgtaaccttgatagcccagaacttgctgtgtagaccaggctggctttgaactcccataGAACCTCTTGCTTTTTGTCTCACTattgctggcattaaaggtgagCGCCACCATGCCAcgctgtattttattttctaacacaTATAGGTgttttacatatatgtgcactTTGTGCCTGCCCGGTGCCTTTGGAGACCAGATGGAGCACTTagatccctgggaactggagttacagatagttgtgaggtGCCACGTGAAGGCTGGGAATTGATCTAGCATCCCCTGCAAGGACAGCAAAtgatctgagccatctctgcagccccactgAGTCTATAATTCTAAAACCAACCAGCCAAGTCCACATGCCTCACATGAAGAGCCCCAAatatggcagcagcagcagcagcagcaacaacaagcTACATTAACTTTTACTAATGCCTAGTTGTGTCCCATGAGAGCAGGATATGTTGTTTCCCTCCTCAAGAGTCCTGAAGCCTGAGCACGCCTTTTCTCTTCCCACAGGTGTACTGGGTGGGCCCAATCATCGGAGGGGGCCTGGGCAGTCTACTCTAtgactttctcctcttcccccggCTCAAGAGTGTTTCTGAGAGACTGTCTATCCTCAAGGGAGCCAGACCCAGTGACTCCAATGGACAGCCAGAGGGTACAGGGGAACCTGTCGAACTGAAGACTCAGGCCCTGTAAAAGCTCCAgttggagagagaagcagaaagctgCTGGGTTTCAGGGAGAACCGAGCCAGCCCTTGGATGAGGAAAGAGACTGTGGGGAGGGGCAtgtacttctttattttttaacttacgtttttcattttttccttttgctgtgtGAAATCTTTCAAGTTGCATTCACGACTGGTTGGTGCAAACTTCCCTTCCTCCCCGATCCAGCTACCTTCGCCGTGTGTGCACGACTGttcatatgaatgtgtgtgtgtgtggctgtgtctgAGTTTGTGGGCACAGAAGctagagaaggggaaagaggtgtcaacatgtatgtccttccccaCTCCAGTTTGGTGAGCACAGGGAACCCAAGACCTTAAGTTTCTGGCCTTTACCCTGCTTCCAGTGAAGTATGTGCATCTTGATTTTTGAGGGGGTCAAAGGAGACGGGGGGGGTGTGTGTCATTCctctcaggaagcagacagaaacagaaaggaggaagcaAAAAGGCCTTCCAGGGGTTGGGAGGTCTGGGGAGAGGAATCCAAGATTTTATTTCCATATCTCTACTAAGTTTTGAGGGAATTAATGGGAGACTATAGCCTACTGATCTCAGGGATGCTTGTCCCAGAGACTGGGGTAGAAGCTCTGAGAAAGGTAAACACGGGGCTTGAGTTCTGTAGAGACACATAAGCCTGCCTATGTCCACTAGGCTGAGTGTTCATTCGGAAGCCTTGGACCATGGACCTTCCAACAGAAACAGGGGTCAGGCAAGTCTAGAGTCTAGAAAAATGAAATGGTTTAAAAGGCCCTGCCTAATAGCCCTGGATAAACATCACCGAAGCCCAGAATTGCTCTCTGAGGCTAAAACATGAAATCTGGTGTCTGAAGCAAATTTACAGGAGTTGACGGGCAAGATGGGGGATTTGTTTAGAGCAAACTGAACTTTGCAAATGACATCTCTGTACTTTTATCACTAGCTCCatagtcttttatttttgtaCGTCTTTTCACTTTTCTCCCAGCTATCCTTTCTGCTAACTCTCCCTCGTGGCCCAGATATCgatctcctcttttttttttttttttttttttggtttttccaggcagggtttctctgtgtagccgatctcctctatctaaatgctTAATTcggagatgattttttttttttttttttttgagccctATCTTGTATTTGTTGGTAAAATAGCATCGTCTCAACAGGGGCGCAGGTGACCCTGAACGAACAGGAATATTTATTGCAGATCCTTCTATTCTAAGCCTCCTTGTACATACTTTGCAAGCTTTAAAACATATGCCTACAAGAAGGCAGATAACCCTAAACTCCATCCCAAACACCAAACTCTGCACTTCCTCACAGAATAAAACACATCTTTTCTAACTAGCCATTTAAGACTTTGGAATAGTCCACTTGACTGGAAGGGGAAGAACGTCTGTAAATTCTCCCTTAATTCGATCTTGATTCTTATTATAATTCAGTAGAAAACCCATAGAGTTTTGGTTTTTACTTTAGCGCAGATGTCCGACTCACATAAAATGGTCCTTTTGGGTTTCCCTTATCCAATCTTCCCTCTCGTCTGGAGTCCAGTGGCTCCGCCCGGCTCACCTCGCCCCGCCCCACTCCCGCCCCGCCCCATTCCCGCCCGCGCAGGCGCGGACTGGTCGCTCCCTGCCGAGTGGCGGGAAAGGCTGCGACCCCCGCACCTCGGGGCCGCTGGCTCTGTGAGGCTTCAGAGGACTCGCGTAGAGCGGGTGAGTGTCGGTCGGACCCAGGGCTGACAACGTGCATCCCCGAGGCGGCGGGGCGGCGAGCAGCGGGGTAACAAGCGGCCACCTTCCCGCCGCGCGGTTGAAGGGCGGGGGCGGGGCTCCCGGCGCGCACGCGCGTTCTGACCTGCTCCGGGGCGAGCGCGCGAAGCGTCAGCCGCGTCCTAGCGGGTCTCTGCGTACCCTGAACGTGGGGTAGGGAAGGGACCTTGAAGCCAGGATCTTCGAGTTCCGAGAGCAGAGCAGAAGCTTCCCGGGGGTTGTCATGCAGTCCAGACCCGAAAGACACAGCGGTCTGGAGGTCGTCAGGAGTCGGGATTCACAAATTTGGGGTCTCCGTAGGCTGGGTTCGATCCTCTTGCCTAGGGAGGACACAACTTTGGAGATGTCAGCTAGGACGAAAACCATTAGCTAAGCTTCTTTCCTGGAGtgtcatttccttgtccttgatgCTGTCACCAGAAccttgttttggaaaaaaaacaaaaaacaagaacaaaaactacTGAAGCCCGTAGTTTTACATTTACTTTGAAACCCCATTTTGGTCGCTTACGGTTTTGCTTACTCGGGTGGGTGTCTTGCATCCCTGACATTTTTCTCATCCAGTTTGACTTCCAACCTCAGAGAAAGGATGTGTTTGCTTCACATTCATTCGTATCTCAAGGTACCTGAACTCCCTCTGCTGGAGAGTTCTTGTCACGTAAGCTCAGTAATTCAGATTATCCAGCCCTCCAAGCTGGTCACCTCACAGAAACCTCAGCAGGTTGGGTTGCTTGTTGCCAGCCTGAGGATTTGAATGGAGTCCTAGGAGCTCACtttgtggaaggaaagaactgaatcCTGTTCAGACATTGATATCTgaacaggaacacacacagggaTGAATCATAAATAAAAGGACGGAGTCTTAGTATTAGTCCTTTCTGGgctggaattctctgtgtagaccaggctagcttcagactCACAGGTGTTcactagcctctgcctccctagtactggtcACTCCCCTCTTTGTGTCCCTGAAGTATTGTACCTTTGTTTATTATCAGTGCCAATAAACAAAGTTTATTGAGCCTGTTAGTAATGTATCGTGGGTGTCGCTCGGTGCTGAGAGATGAGAGTAGGGTTCCTGGTCTCGAGGACTGGATGTAACTTCTGCAGCTGCACTGACAGGAATCCTCCCCAGCTCTTCCACTCTGTGCTCAGTGGTTTGCGTCCTGTTGCCTCCACATTGGCAGCTTTAACCTCCCTCCCTTACCGTCCAGACTTGTCCACTTCAGTCTAGGGAACAGCATTTATTAAGCACCTACATTATCCCTGGGATCAGGAGTTGACGTTTTAAGTGCAGCTGTCAACTGAATTAtattagaatcacctgagaagcacttttctcttctatcttcccATAGTGAGAATTGAACCAAAGGCCCACCACACCAAGCCCTGACACTATGTTCTAGTTCCCTTTCCCTGCCTTAATTAAAGGTAAAGATTCCCTAAGTTTCCCAAACTGGTCTCCATTTTGAGAACAACTTTGCCTGagctcccagtactgggatttcaGATGTGCCGCCCCCACACCCAGTGTAAGCAGTGATAGGACTGGGACCCAGGGATTCCTACTCTTGGCAAGCCAGGTGAACTCCAGCTCCATCCCCATCTTCATCCCCAGGCCCCAGGAGCATTTTCAGAACACCTGCCTGAGCCCCACTCCCTGGAAATCATAACTAGAGTTTGTGCCTCACAAACTCTAAGGCTAATGAAGGCAGTCAGCCATCTTAAACAATCTGCTTTGACTATTCGGTACACAAAATGTAAATGCCTCTCATGGCACAGGAGAAGGGGATAGCTTCTGGTTCGAGAAATCACAACTGTGGTTTGAGCAGTCTTCAAAGTAAATAACTTACATGTAGATGGAAGAATGGCAGCAGCTTGAAAGGTGACCATTGGGAGATCATTAAGACTATATTGTGGGCATGGGTGGGGTTTTTTAACAAGAAAGGATCttctgtagcctgggctggccgcTACCATGCTGTGTGGTTCTTCCCatagggaggattgaaccaaagGCCCACCACACCAAGCCATGACACTACCGTCTAGTTCCCTGGGTCCCAGTCCTATCACTGCTTACACTGGGTGTGGTGGGGCACATCTGAAACCCCAGGACTGGGAGCCCAGGGCAGGGTGTTCTCACGAAGGATCCCTTGAAcatatgatcctcctgcctccgccttccAAGCCtggagattacaggtgtgcagtgCCATGCCCAGCCTAAAACTAGAGCTTTGTTCAGTAGTGTGTGTTAATGGAGCACACACGAGGGAGGTACAGTAGTGTATGTTAATGGAGTGCACATACAGGAGGTAGATTAGCCATCTTTCAGTGTCACTTCCGATTCTCCAGGAGGCAGACATCCAGATGGAGTCGGGTGCAAGAGGCAAGAGCAGGTTTCGTATGCTAGAGTTAAGAGGGAGCAGGATTGGAGGCAGGGAGAACCTTGGACGGAAGGGCCGCCACTCTAATGGAAACTCTGGAGCGAGGATTGCCTGGGAAGAGTAGGCTGACGATGTGAATCCTCGTGGTGGCCGCTCGCTGTTTGTCCGAATTTGCTTGCtctgtttttacttatttaaatgaGCGCAAATACGCACTAGATTGAACTCAGTGCTTTGCCcatactagacaagcactctactgcTGAACTGTATcccttgtctctttttcttctgtgtttgtctgtctacctacctgcttatttatttatttttatggtacTGGCATCAAACCTAGAGTCTTATGCCTGCTAGATAAGCACCCTACAACTGTGCTACATTTCCAGCACaaactttctttcattcttttttaagagttttatttatttatttatttatttattttttgttaaaagaTTCATTTGTTATATATACAGCATTCTACTGggcatgtacacctgcaggccagaagagggcactagatctcattatagatcgttatgagccaccatgtggttgctgggacttgaactcaggacctctggaagagcagactctgctcttgacctctgagccatctctccagcccacaattttatttttaattacatgtatatgcatgtatttgtgctTTTGCCTATGGAGATGCTTGATCtcctatgagctgccatgtggtggctgggtcctctggaagaacagccagcgcTTGTAACTGCatagctatctctccagccccaacacaaACTTTCGTGATGAGAAATCTGAGCAGACCTCTCCATGGCTGCCAGAGTACTCTTTCTTTTCCAGAGGTGTAAACTGAGGCTGGTTTGGTAAAGGATAGACCAGTCTGCAGCACACGCTGAAGCCAGGATTTGgacaccatcttctgacctcaCATACAGTTGCATTCTGCAGGCTTTAACTGTATCTCCCGAATGGAAGCTACTGGATTTAGtgcattcaaaaatatataaggcAGTGGTTAGTAAAGAAAGAGGATTGTCCTGGGTATGCTGACAGCACAGGTGTATTGTCCTGGTCACCCTGATGTAAGACAGCACAGGTGTTGGAGTGAGAATTACCTGTGTAGACTGCTCAGATTTTTCCATCCCTGACCTGCAGGTGCTCAGGGGAAAGCTCATGGAGGAATGGTGTGTAGACTGCATCTTGAAAGTCACATAGGCTTGGAACTTTGGGAAataacagaagcagaggaagcttCCAAGATGGAGGGAATAAACCACGAGGAGTTTTATGTATTGGGACATGAATGCTTATGTtcctgagcacttgggaggcagaggcaggcggatttctgagttcgaggccagcctggtctacagagtgagtgccaggacagccagggctacacagagaaaccctgtctcgaaaaaaaccaaaaaaaaaaaaaaaaaaaaagttcctgagTGAAGGTCCTAACTGCCAGAGAAGGCAAACAGTCCACGGATCTGAGCCACGTGGTTGTGTATGCGCAGTAT
Above is a window of Arvicanthis niloticus isolate mArvNil1 chromosome 22, mArvNil1.pat.X, whole genome shotgun sequence DNA encoding:
- the Mip gene encoding lens fiber major intrinsic protein: MWELRSASFWRAIFAEFFATLFYVFFGLGASLRWVPGPLHVLQVALAFGLALATLVQTVGHISGAHVNPAVTFAFLVGSQMSLLRAFCYIAAQLLGAVAGAAVLYSITPPAVRGNLALNTLHAGVSVGQATTVEIFLTLQFVLCIFATYDERRNGRMGSVALAVGFSLTLGHLFGIYYTGAGMNPARSFAPAILTRNFSNHWVYWVGPIIGGGLGSLLYDFLLFPRLKSVSERLSILKGARPSDSNGQPEGTGEPVELKTQAL